In a single window of the Acyrthosiphon pisum isolate AL4f chromosome X, pea_aphid_22Mar2018_4r6ur, whole genome shotgun sequence genome:
- the LOC100572142 gene encoding uncharacterized protein LOC100572142, giving the protein MKRIATQSISQNDEQEINQKKSRQGRRNDKQLTFMVDYMVQHPHVATGKFRTINGKNDLEGSWDELMQHLNNLRNPGVKEKNTKSWKESWRDLKTKVSKKASVLRNSRRQTGNKHIQFNELTEMDNKVLGIVGFDYVEGTTCPDSWPEELDNDVEQLANGDISILNIVPTPLTIRPNHDEHNMNDANDLNSYTVEILDNILEVSQQMSPTCESVPQIAVPDFCTSFTPDNSLATQPLFSNITTATNSKKKKCDVKLNTQFSNAREIFTNLAKTSNQQIELLTNSLSMIAESNIQMAAAITKMAENDEKRLLVDEQLVNLLSATISKLN; this is encoded by the exons ATGAAGAGGATAGCTACTCAAtc AATATCTCAAAATGATGAGCAAGAGATTAATCAAAAAAAGTCAAGACAAGGCAGAAGAAATGATAAACAATTAACTTTTATGGTAGACTACATGGTACAACACCCTCATGTCGCCACTGGTAAATTTAGAACAATTAACGGAAAAAATGACCTCGAAGGCTCGTGGGATGAGTTGATGCAACACCTTAATAACCTTCGGAATCCTggtgtaaaagaaaaaaatacaaaatcctgGAAAGAG tctTGGAGAGATTTGAAGACCAAGGTCTCAAAAAAGGCATCAGTGTTAAGGAACTCAAGAAGACAAACCGGAAATAAACATATTCAATTCAACGAATTGACTGAGATGGACAATAAAGTTTTAGGTATAGTAGGGTTTGATTATGTTGAGGGGACGACATGCCCAGATTCATGGCCAGAAGAACTg gaTAATGATGTTGAACAGTTGGCAAACGgtgatattagtatattgaatatagtacctactccACTAACCATAAGGCCAAACCatgatgaacataatatgaatg ATGCAAatgatttaaattcatatactGTGGAAATCTTAGACAACATCCTGGAGGTATCACAACAGATGTCACCGACTTGTGAGTCAGTGCCACAGATCGCAGTACCTGACTTTTGCACTTCATTTACACCAGACAATTCATTGGCTACACAACctctattttcaaatattactaCTGCCACTAattccaaaaagaaaaaatgtg atgTCAAACTTAACACACAATTTTCCAATGCGCGTGAAATATTCACTAATCTTGCCAAAACAAGCAACCAACAAATTGAG CTGTTAACAAATTCTTTAAGCATGATAGCTGAAAGCAACATACAAATGGCTGCTGCAATCACTAAAATGGCTGAAAACGACGAAAAAAGACTCTTAGTAGATGAGCaacttgtaaatttattatctgctacaatttcaaaattaaattaa
- the LOC100569246 gene encoding uncharacterized protein LOC100569246 produces MKRIATQSISQNDEQEINQKKSRQGRRNDKQLTFMVDYMVQHPHVATGKFRTINGKNDLEGSWDELVQHLNNLRNPGVKEKNTKSWKESWRDLKTKVSKKASVLRNSRRQTGNKHIQFNELTEMDNKVLGIVGFDYVEGTTCPDSWPEELDNDVEQLANGDISILNIVPTPLTIRPNHDEHNMNDANDLNSYTVEILDNILEVSQQMSPTCESVPQIAVPDFCTSFTPDNSLATQPLFSNITTATNSKKKKCDVKLNTQFSNAREIFTNLAKTSNQQIELLTNSLSMIAESNIQMAAAITKMAENDEKRLLVDEQLVNLLSATISKLN; encoded by the exons ATGAAGAGGATAGCTACTCAAtc AATATCTCAAAATGATGAGCAAGAGATTAATCAAAAAAAGTCAAGACAAGGCAGAAGAAATGATAAACAATTAACTTTTATGGTAGACTACATGGTACAACACCCTCATGTCGCCACTGGTAAATTTAGAACAATTAACGGAAAAAATGACCTCGAAGGCTCGTGGGATGAGTTGGTGCAACACCTTAATAACCTTCGGAATCCTggtgtaaaagaaaaaaatacaaaatcctgGAAAGAG tctTGGAGAGATTTGAAGACCAAGGTCTCAAAAAAGGCATCAGTGTTAAGGAACTCAAGAAGACAGACCGGAAATAAACATATTCAATTCAACGAATTGACTGAGATGGACAATAAAGTTTTAGGTATAGTAGGGTTTGATTATGTTGAGGGGACGACATGCCCAGATTCATGGCCAGAAGAACTg gaTAATGATGTTGAACAGTTGGCAAACGgtgatattagtatattgaatatagtacctactccACTAACCATAAGGCCAAACCatgatgaacataatatgaatg ATGCAAatgatttaaattcatatactGTGGAAATCTTAGACAACATCCTGGAGGTATCACAACAGATGTCACCGACTTGTGAGTCAGTGCCACAGATCGCAGTACCTGACTTTTGCACTTCATTTACACCAGACAATTCATTGGCTACACAACctctattttcaaatattactaCTGCCACTAattccaaaaagaaaaaatgtg atgTCAAACTTAACACACAATTTTCCAATGCGCGTGAAATATTCACTAATCTTGCCAAAACAAGCAACCAACAAATTGAG CTGTTAACAAATTCTTTAAGCATGATAGCTGAAAGCAACATACAAATGGCTGCTGCAATCACTAAAATGGCTGAAAACGACGAAAAAAGACTCTTAGTAGATGAGCaacttgtaaatttattatctgctacaatttcaaaattaaattaa